From the Sphingomonas suaedae genome, one window contains:
- a CDS encoding sugar phosphate isomerase/epimerase family protein, with the protein MNSDQISISLDLINRHYQEPNRNRFESRYFWEELYSLISASGFRAIEIPYEPVWQFGGRSGVPMNRYCVETKYESADGYRAALAERGIDRVAGVMFDPNLFMRNDNLDFFFGASGHFAGEAVAHAAALGADYIAISPSPYYGRAAHYHPDLEAKSAGFTERVTDALRGLADKAASSGVTLVLRNDYWSLFRGERILPLLDALPAGVKLDVDTASLTIAGVDPAAFIAAHKSRIGCVHLTDTSFVDTNETWKTPNPEFPEHRATQVFRDPGTGGVDIPGIVALLGRQAYDGPVVFSARQTRDPFRALLRIRTLLDQLLN; encoded by the coding sequence ATGAACAGCGACCAGATCTCGATCAGCCTCGACCTGATCAACCGCCACTATCAGGAGCCGAACCGCAACCGGTTCGAAAGCCGATATTTCTGGGAAGAACTCTACTCCCTGATCAGCGCGAGTGGGTTTCGCGCGATTGAAATCCCGTATGAACCGGTGTGGCAGTTCGGCGGGCGCAGCGGCGTGCCGATGAACCGCTATTGCGTCGAAACCAAATATGAATCGGCCGACGGATATCGCGCGGCGCTGGCAGAGCGTGGCATCGACCGGGTCGCGGGGGTGATGTTCGACCCGAACCTGTTCATGCGCAACGACAATCTCGACTTCTTCTTCGGCGCGAGCGGGCATTTCGCCGGCGAGGCCGTGGCCCATGCCGCTGCACTGGGGGCCGACTACATCGCGATCAGCCCCTCCCCCTATTACGGGCGCGCAGCCCATTATCACCCCGATCTCGAAGCGAAGTCCGCGGGCTTTACCGAGCGCGTGACCGATGCGCTGCGCGGACTGGCGGACAAGGCGGCATCATCGGGCGTCACGCTGGTGCTGCGCAACGACTATTGGAGCCTGTTTCGCGGGGAACGGATCCTTCCGCTGCTCGACGCGCTGCCAGCGGGCGTCAAACTCGACGTCGACACTGCCAGCCTGACGATCGCTGGGGTCGATCCGGCAGCGTTCATCGCCGCGCACAAGAGTCGCATCGGCTGCGTCCACCTGACCGACACAAGTTTCGTCGACACGAACGAGACGTGGAAAACGCCCAATCCCGAATTCCCCGAGCATCGCGCGACGCAGGTGTTTCGCGACCCGGGTACCGGCGGGGTCGACATCCCCGGCATCGTCGCGCTGCTCGGTCGGCAGGCCTATGACGGGCCGGTCGTCTTCAGCGCCCGACAGACGCGCGACCCTTTCCGCGCGCTGCTGCGGATCCGCACCCTTCTCGACCAACTGCTGAATTAA
- a CDS encoding TetR/AcrR family transcriptional regulator, with protein sequence MASMSSPSESPTQTLADSAISRAPRQGRSLASFRRMLDATKALMLERGSEDFTLQDVSDRGAVSIGSIYLRFESKDRLLHAVIAEELQNIVEKERELIEGILAQSSSLADFLPRYVDGYSGFLATHAQLLRTIMQRASLDPAVSAPGRETAQKSADLSAKAILTFRDEIRAKDAERRAHAVFRIVFATAARQFGLGSTAESADDKIWDTVKSELSVMALAYLQYEG encoded by the coding sequence ATGGCGAGCATGTCAAGCCCATCGGAATCCCCGACCCAGACGCTCGCCGACAGCGCGATCAGCCGCGCACCGCGTCAGGGACGCAGCCTCGCTTCGTTTCGTCGTATGCTGGATGCCACGAAGGCGCTGATGCTCGAGCGGGGCAGCGAGGACTTCACGCTTCAGGATGTGAGCGATCGCGGCGCGGTGTCGATCGGTTCGATCTACCTGCGCTTCGAAAGCAAGGATCGCCTGCTCCATGCCGTGATCGCGGAGGAGCTTCAGAATATCGTCGAAAAGGAGCGTGAACTGATCGAGGGCATCCTGGCCCAATCGAGTTCGCTCGCCGATTTCCTGCCGCGCTATGTCGACGGCTATAGCGGCTTCCTGGCCACCCATGCCCAGTTGCTCCGCACGATCATGCAGCGCGCGTCGCTCGATCCCGCGGTCTCCGCGCCAGGCCGCGAGACGGCGCAAAAGTCGGCGGACTTGTCGGCGAAGGCGATCCTCACCTTCCGCGACGAGATCCGCGCCAAGGATGCCGAACGCCGCGCCCATGCCGTCTTCCGCATCGTGTTCGCCACCGCCGCGCGGCAGTTCGGCCTCGGCTCGACCGCCGAGTCGGCGGACGACAAGATCTGGGACACGGTGAAGTCGGAATTGTCGGTCATGGCGCTCGCCTACCTGCAATATGAGGGCTGA
- a CDS encoding TonB-dependent receptor, with product MGMFTFKSCLLMGTAALAVTPVMAQDRPSAPASDVEEIVVTAQNRAESVQDVPIAINVVSGEALQDAGVTDLRELDRVASGVQITQDQQNTYVAVRGIGTASNNETQDTSVTINIDGEYINRTTVLNAAVFDLERVEVLRGPQGTLYGRNATAGAVNFITRKPGDTFSVNGSASYGNYDQIILNAGVDLPISDGFAIRASGIYSNRGTGYTFHPNMAGLRAGNPLAGKPYQPNYADRSGTQDLKGGRLSVRFEPTTNLRIDAAVEYADSYALLENYAYVDLNAAGNAPTAGCASGGYVEVAPLQPGTQCIPLNTNFLANIDRSSYNGPTTGVGYQSMESLAVRGRIAYDLGDATVTYIGGYRHTDSIERPTLPPAYVFLDFGSKVETQSHELRLNGEAGNILYQVGAFYYREELNQEKGLHNPFIGPNGSYITYFRRSPVVSKSWSVFGQVDVPITAELTAQGGIRYTKGDREAVYENYNFVFNAGPNPLTTPAPVTLNLAQSEDNISWLAGLNYKPNASTMFYAKVSTGFKGGGFDAVGTYGPEKNTAYETGMKLDFGERKQHRFNLAGFYYDYAGLQNAVLLDNTKGGQIFNAGKATIWGVEAEWDIELNQWNRFYGSFNYLNAKFDDLAAAYAVICVPASGCVAPNDASVGDLDPVTPGVQAPNLAGNTPPMSPEVVISVGYDHIFSLGSAGTITASAFSRFKSKYFLTIFNERDLTQKAFTQTDLSLTYRPENRKFSVAGFVQNLENERPMVFGAFVAAGPDRVLNAGFSRPRTYGVRVGFDF from the coding sequence ATGGGTATGTTCACGTTCAAGTCGTGCCTGTTGATGGGCACCGCAGCACTCGCCGTTACGCCAGTCATGGCGCAGGACAGGCCGTCGGCGCCGGCCTCGGATGTCGAGGAAATCGTCGTCACCGCACAAAACCGCGCCGAGAGCGTGCAGGACGTGCCGATCGCCATCAACGTCGTGTCCGGCGAGGCCCTGCAGGACGCCGGTGTGACGGATCTGCGCGAGCTTGACCGAGTCGCGTCGGGTGTTCAGATCACGCAGGACCAGCAGAATACTTATGTCGCGGTGCGCGGCATCGGCACCGCCAGCAACAATGAGACGCAGGACACCTCGGTCACGATCAACATCGATGGCGAGTACATCAACCGCACCACGGTGCTTAACGCAGCGGTCTTCGATCTCGAACGCGTCGAGGTGCTGCGCGGGCCCCAAGGCACGCTCTACGGCCGCAACGCAACGGCGGGTGCGGTCAATTTCATCACGCGCAAGCCGGGCGACACGTTCAGTGTCAACGGGTCGGCGAGCTACGGCAATTATGACCAGATCATCCTGAACGCCGGGGTCGATCTGCCCATCTCAGACGGCTTCGCGATCCGCGCGTCGGGCATCTATTCGAACCGCGGAACGGGTTACACCTTTCATCCGAACATGGCTGGGCTGCGCGCTGGCAATCCGCTTGCCGGCAAGCCCTATCAGCCGAACTATGCGGACCGCAGCGGTACTCAGGACCTCAAGGGCGGGCGCTTGTCGGTCCGGTTCGAGCCGACCACCAACCTGCGCATCGATGCGGCGGTCGAATATGCCGACAGCTACGCGCTTCTCGAAAACTACGCCTATGTAGATTTGAACGCGGCGGGCAACGCACCGACCGCAGGCTGCGCATCGGGCGGCTATGTCGAAGTCGCGCCGTTGCAGCCGGGCACGCAGTGCATCCCGCTCAACACCAACTTCCTGGCGAACATCGACCGTAGCAGCTACAATGGCCCGACCACCGGGGTTGGCTATCAGTCGATGGAATCCCTAGCCGTGCGCGGTCGCATCGCCTATGACCTCGGCGATGCGACGGTGACCTATATCGGCGGTTATCGCCACACGGATTCGATCGAGCGTCCGACGCTGCCGCCCGCCTATGTGTTCCTCGACTTCGGGTCGAAGGTCGAAACCCAGAGCCACGAATTGCGGCTCAACGGCGAAGCCGGGAACATCCTCTATCAGGTCGGCGCCTTCTATTATCGCGAGGAGCTGAACCAGGAGAAGGGGCTGCACAATCCCTTCATCGGCCCGAATGGCAGCTACATCACCTATTTCCGCCGGTCGCCGGTGGTCAGCAAGAGCTGGTCGGTGTTCGGCCAGGTCGATGTCCCGATCACGGCGGAACTGACCGCGCAGGGCGGAATCCGCTACACCAAGGGTGATCGCGAGGCGGTGTACGAGAACTACAATTTCGTCTTCAACGCCGGACCCAACCCGCTGACCACTCCGGCGCCGGTCACGCTGAACCTCGCCCAGTCGGAGGATAATATCAGCTGGCTGGCGGGCCTGAACTACAAGCCCAACGCCAGCACCATGTTCTATGCAAAGGTCAGCACCGGCTTCAAGGGCGGCGGCTTCGACGCGGTCGGCACCTATGGGCCGGAGAAGAACACCGCCTATGAAACCGGCATGAAACTCGACTTCGGCGAGCGCAAGCAGCACCGGTTCAACCTGGCCGGTTTCTATTACGACTATGCCGGTCTGCAGAATGCCGTGCTGCTCGACAACACCAAGGGCGGCCAGATCTTCAACGCCGGCAAGGCGACGATCTGGGGCGTCGAGGCGGAATGGGACATCGAGCTCAACCAGTGGAACCGCTTCTACGGCAGCTTCAACTATCTGAATGCGAAATTCGATGACCTGGCCGCCGCCTATGCGGTGATCTGCGTCCCCGCCAGCGGTTGCGTCGCGCCGAACGATGCCAGCGTCGGCGACCTCGATCCGGTCACGCCGGGCGTGCAGGCGCCCAACCTCGCCGGGAACACGCCGCCGATGTCGCCGGAAGTCGTCATCTCGGTCGGATACGACCATATCTTCAGCCTGGGATCGGCCGGCACGATCACGGCAAGCGCCTTCTCGCGCTTCAAGAGCAAGTATTTCCTGACGATCTTCAACGAGCGTGACCTGACGCAAAAGGCGTTCACGCAGACCGACCTTTCGTTGACCTATCGTCCGGAGAACCGGAAGTTCTCCGTCGCCGGCTTCGTCCAGAATCTCGAGAACGAGCGGCCGATGGTATTCGGTGCGTTCGTGGCGGCAGGCCCCGATCGCGTGCTCAATGCGGGCTTCTCGCGGCCGCG
- a CDS encoding LLM class flavin-dependent oxidoreductase: MRFSVFLNARSMRPEDDRQLMHDLETHAILARDRGFSAIFMPDHHFNGYMPLASDSFIFAAYLAAKMPEIHFGFSVVSVPLHHPVRFVERINLLDQITDGKLLVGVGSGTTPEEMIGFGVNYKDAGTVSERNLELAEQLWAKGMEDPAIEIDNGPHQGRVLQRIAPAAYTPGHARLMPVAMKESSARRAATHGWPAFIPAFTPPNIGGTEPFIHVKKYFDAYRAMLDEAGHDAPTIASALDWTTHTYQAVHVAETDEQARDELMVILRSYQDAIEREAEFNARAESDDANRKTDRTPNALTDDWIGTWCLYGSPETVIEHLKPYQALGIGNILCGTVTGPLTEERLRLGNQTLDLLSRKVMPAFGGGRA; the protein is encoded by the coding sequence ATGCGGTTCTCGGTGTTTCTTAACGCGCGGTCGATGCGTCCGGAGGATGACCGGCAGTTGATGCACGACCTGGAGACCCATGCCATCCTGGCACGGGACCGGGGGTTCTCTGCGATCTTCATGCCGGACCACCATTTCAACGGGTACATGCCGCTGGCCAGCGACAGCTTCATCTTCGCCGCCTATCTCGCGGCGAAGATGCCCGAGATACACTTCGGCTTTTCGGTGGTGTCGGTGCCGCTGCATCACCCGGTGCGCTTCGTCGAGCGGATCAATCTGTTGGATCAGATCACCGACGGCAAGCTGCTGGTCGGCGTGGGCAGCGGGACGACGCCCGAGGAGATGATCGGGTTCGGCGTCAACTACAAGGATGCCGGCACCGTCTCCGAACGTAACCTCGAACTGGCCGAGCAACTCTGGGCCAAGGGCATGGAAGACCCGGCGATCGAGATCGACAATGGCCCGCACCAGGGGCGCGTGCTCCAGCGGATCGCGCCCGCGGCCTACACGCCGGGCCATGCCCGCCTGATGCCGGTTGCGATGAAGGAAAGCAGTGCGCGCCGCGCCGCGACGCACGGCTGGCCGGCGTTCATCCCGGCCTTCACCCCGCCGAACATCGGTGGGACCGAACCCTTTATCCATGTGAAGAAGTATTTCGACGCCTATCGCGCGATGCTGGATGAGGCAGGACATGACGCGCCCACGATCGCATCTGCGCTCGACTGGACGACGCACACCTATCAGGCCGTGCACGTCGCCGAAACCGACGAGCAGGCCCGGGACGAGTTGATGGTGATCCTGCGGTCCTATCAGGACGCGATCGAGCGCGAAGCCGAATTCAACGCCCGCGCGGAATCCGACGATGCCAATCGCAAGACGGATCGCACACCGAATGCGCTCACCGATGACTGGATCGGTACCTGGTGCCTCTATGGTTCACCGGAGACCGTGATTGAGCATCTGAAACCCTATCAGGCTTTGGGCATCGGCAACATCCTGTGCGGAACCGTGACCGGGCCGCTGACGGAAGAGCGCCTTCGCCTGGGCAACCAGACGCTCGATCTCCTGTCGCGGAAGGTCATGCCCGCATTCGGCGGCGGTCGCGCGTGA
- a CDS encoding TIM barrel protein yields MSAAYPLSSCIEWQFADAGDLDARLRAARAAGFELAEFHLWRDKPVDALATALAETGMRLTSLCVDPRRSIVDPGERDEMVDAVRETIAATAVLGKPNLIVASGFRVEGMSEEEHFANAVAALRAAADLAEEAGVMLLLEPLNTRLFATMYLVSTTLGLDLVEAVDSPNLRLLYDVWHSAVMGEDMAQVLAGRMHLVAHVQVADMPDRNEPGTGNVDWDQVRQTLRDLGYAGAIGLEYFPTMPMDQSLAQSRRMLAD; encoded by the coding sequence TTGTCTGCGGCATATCCATTATCCAGTTGTATCGAATGGCAGTTCGCCGACGCCGGCGACCTCGACGCGCGGTTGCGCGCGGCCAGGGCGGCGGGCTTCGAACTGGCCGAATTCCATCTCTGGCGCGACAAGCCGGTCGACGCGCTGGCGACCGCGCTCGCCGAAACCGGGATGCGACTGACCAGCCTGTGCGTCGATCCGCGCCGCTCGATCGTCGATCCGGGGGAGCGTGACGAGATGGTCGATGCGGTGCGTGAGACGATCGCCGCGACGGCGGTGCTCGGCAAGCCGAACCTGATCGTCGCGTCGGGCTTCCGCGTCGAGGGGATGAGCGAGGAGGAGCATTTCGCGAACGCCGTGGCGGCGCTGCGCGCCGCTGCCGATCTGGCCGAGGAAGCGGGCGTTATGCTGCTGCTCGAACCGCTCAACACCCGGCTGTTCGCCACCATGTATCTTGTCAGCACCACGCTTGGCTTGGATCTGGTCGAGGCGGTCGACAGCCCCAACCTGCGCCTGCTCTACGATGTCTGGCACAGCGCCGTGATGGGTGAGGATATGGCGCAGGTACTGGCCGGGCGCATGCATCTCGTCGCCCATGTGCAGGTCGCCGACATGCCCGACCGCAACGAACCCGGCACGGGGAACGTCGATTGGGACCAGGTCAGGCAGACGCTGCGCGACCTTGGCTATGCGGGCGCGATCGGGCTCGAATATTTCCCGACGATGCCGATGGATCAGTCGCTCGCCCAGTCGCGGCGAATGCTCGCCGACTAA
- a CDS encoding NADPH-dependent FMN reductase, whose amino-acid sequence MTRIVGIGGTLRAGSSSERLARAVLDCCGAQGADTTMFDGPFLAQLPHYDPGAPTRCAAEQALVDAVREADAIVIASPGYHGGISGLVKNAIDLLEETARDDRPYFDARPVGLIVSAAGWQATGVTLAALRGVTHAMRGWPTPLGIAINSVEQRPFDAEGALVDAHIAVQIEALARQLLRPVGLSRAA is encoded by the coding sequence GTGACGCGGATCGTCGGCATCGGCGGCACGTTGCGGGCGGGGTCGTCGAGCGAGCGGCTCGCGCGCGCCGTACTCGATTGCTGCGGCGCGCAAGGCGCCGACACGACGATGTTCGACGGGCCGTTCCTGGCACAACTGCCGCATTACGACCCCGGCGCGCCGACACGGTGTGCGGCGGAGCAAGCCCTGGTCGACGCGGTGCGGGAGGCTGACGCGATCGTCATCGCCTCTCCCGGCTATCACGGCGGCATTTCCGGGCTGGTCAAGAACGCGATCGATTTGCTGGAGGAAACTGCCCGCGACGATCGCCCCTATTTCGACGCACGACCGGTCGGGCTCATTGTATCGGCCGCGGGGTGGCAGGCGACGGGCGTGACGCTCGCGGCGCTGCGCGGGGTCACCCATGCGATGCGCGGCTGGCCGACGCCGCTCGGCATCGCAATCAATTCGGTCGAGCAGCGTCCTTTCGATGCCGAGGGTGCCCTCGTCGACGCTCATATCGCAGTCCAGATCGAGGCGCTTGCGCGTCAGTTATTGCGGCCGGTCGGCCTTTCCAGGGCGGCTTGA
- a CDS encoding amidohydrolase family protein, which yields MNLSRRTLIAATAATATLPATAAPRGRMRRIATEEGFSTPELIDAIDAYMATRGDEEPGLKAMIGGGKYPRWPRLLDPEVRLKDMARSGVDMQVIMVNSPGVQIFDPAQATELARSINERALTWMRRWPDKFAPLAAIAPQAPAQAAQELERAVRAGLKGAVVNSHTKGRYLDERDYWPIFEAAQALDVPIYIHPRDPAPPALPAYAARGLEGAVWGYAAETSLHILRLIMAGVFDTFPRLRIVIGHNGEAIPFYLDRIDNRYRVMHGGGLGPLKRSPATVFRENFWITTSGTNWSPAVRTCQEILGADRVLFAVDYPFEDEDDAVAKAAAIPMSRADAALFFHRNAERVFKLPAGGERAAPA from the coding sequence ATGAACCTGTCACGCCGCACCCTGATCGCCGCGACCGCGGCGACGGCCACGCTCCCCGCAACGGCGGCGCCGCGCGGACGCATGCGCCGCATCGCGACCGAGGAAGGCTTTTCGACCCCGGAGCTGATCGATGCGATCGACGCGTACATGGCCACGCGCGGCGACGAGGAGCCGGGCCTGAAGGCAATGATCGGCGGCGGCAAATATCCACGCTGGCCGCGCTTGCTCGATCCCGAGGTGCGCCTCAAGGATATGGCGCGATCTGGCGTCGACATGCAGGTCATCATGGTGAACTCGCCCGGCGTCCAGATTTTTGATCCGGCGCAGGCGACCGAGCTCGCCCGGTCGATCAACGAGCGCGCACTGACGTGGATGCGCCGCTGGCCCGACAAGTTCGCCCCGCTGGCCGCCATTGCGCCACAGGCCCCGGCGCAGGCGGCGCAAGAACTCGAGCGCGCGGTGCGCGCCGGGCTCAAGGGCGCGGTGGTGAACTCGCACACCAAGGGCCGTTATCTCGACGAGCGCGACTATTGGCCCATTTTCGAGGCCGCACAGGCGCTCGACGTGCCGATCTATATCCACCCGCGCGATCCCGCGCCGCCCGCGCTGCCGGCCTATGCGGCACGCGGACTGGAAGGTGCGGTCTGGGGCTATGCGGCGGAGACGTCGCTGCACATCCTGCGGCTGATCATGGCCGGAGTGTTCGACACCTTTCCCCGGCTGCGCATCGTGATCGGTCATAATGGCGAGGCGATCCCCTTCTATCTCGACCGGATCGACAATCGGTACCGGGTCATGCACGGCGGCGGTCTCGGTCCCCTCAAGCGCAGCCCGGCGACCGTCTTTCGCGAGAATTTCTGGATCACCACGAGCGGCACCAACTGGTCGCCCGCGGTCCGCACTTGTCAGGAGATCCTGGGTGCGGACCGCGTGCTGTTCGCGGTCGACTATCCGTTCGAGGACGAGGATGACGCGGTTGCGAAGGCAGCCGCCATACCGATGTCGCGCGCCGACGCCGCCTTGTTCTTTCACCGCAATGCCGAGCGCGTCTTCAAGCTGCCCGCGGGGGGCGAACGCGCGGCGCCAGCTTGA